One genomic window of Leptolyngbya sp. NIES-3755 includes the following:
- a CDS encoding chromosome partitioning protein, ParB family (ab initio prediction:Prodigal:2.6;~similar to AA sequence:cyanobase_aa:SYNPCC7002_F0002) yields the protein MPKQKLDMTNMLGDTKTIQVLSALEGGLKTKQDLNQVLMQAGVSAQQIDPRDLLPRAKNRPLDEEKVKALMQSIKDIGVLEDLIARPHPTESGKYELLAGSHRRESCIRLGISTPTKIVQVDDKLAAKIAGATNSHRNQLNALEEADMVLEVLALELETTEAEVESLLWQHSNKTIDLHSSQWTTIETVMPSVTSVAISSFIRHYLPLRKLPQEILEAVRSGRLHYTKAQKLIRLKHSKFAEQRQALLQEVIDENLPISDLTERVEQVISTSTSPHSQKSESPRRIITRRIKALSQQVGQIEHWDAASQKEIEKLLGKLEEKLQLLSNSSEF from the coding sequence ATGCCTAAACAAAAACTAGATATGACAAATATGTTGGGAGATACCAAAACGATTCAGGTTCTTTCAGCATTAGAAGGTGGACTTAAAACGAAGCAAGACCTCAATCAAGTTCTAATGCAAGCTGGTGTCTCTGCTCAACAAATCGATCCTCGTGACCTGCTTCCAAGAGCAAAGAATCGCCCGTTGGATGAAGAGAAGGTTAAAGCTCTAATGCAGAGCATCAAAGACATCGGAGTTTTAGAGGATTTAATTGCTAGACCCCATCCGACAGAATCAGGTAAGTATGAGCTACTTGCAGGTAGCCATCGCCGTGAATCTTGTATTCGTTTGGGTATCTCGACTCCAACTAAAATCGTCCAAGTTGATGATAAGCTGGCGGCGAAAATTGCAGGCGCAACTAATTCTCATCGAAATCAACTGAATGCGCTAGAAGAAGCAGACATGGTGCTGGAAGTTTTGGCACTAGAGCTAGAAACAACAGAAGCAGAGGTAGAATCTTTACTCTGGCAACACAGCAACAAAACCATTGATCTTCATAGCTCTCAGTGGACAACGATCGAGACCGTAATGCCATCTGTTACATCAGTTGCGATTAGCTCTTTTATCCGACACTACCTTCCGTTAAGAAAACTTCCTCAAGAGATTTTGGAGGCTGTACGCTCTGGAAGACTGCATTACACCAAAGCCCAGAAGTTGATCCGATTGAAACATTCTAAGTTTGCTGAACAGCGTCAGGCATTACTGCAAGAAGTGATCGATGAGAATCTGCCAATTAGTGATTTGACTGAGCGAGTAGAGCAAGTTATCTCTACCTCTACTTCTCCCCATTCTCAAAAATCTGAGTCACCTCGTCGTATCATCACTCGGCGAATCAAGGCACTGTCTCAGCAAGTCGGACAGATCGAGCATTGGGATGCAGCATCTCAGAAGGAAATTGAGAAATTGTTGGGTAAATTAGAGGAAAAGCTTCAGCTCTTATCTAATTCATCAGAATTCTAG
- a CDS encoding chromosome partitioning protein, ParA family ATPase (similar to AA sequence:cyanobase_aa:alr8562), whose translation MTKIVAIANQKGGVAKTSSTLAIASLISQEKACLTIDLDPQGNCTDGLGVREILDDQLTAYNLLDTRQNPNAIILSTQWGIDLIPADIGLAQKEVELIATPDSHFMLKEQLSKLNQYDYIFIDCPPSLGRLTYSALTAADLVLIPVQCQYFSAKGYKQLLSTIQAVQTRSNPELEILGVLPTMSDNTNISKGALVSLSKVEGVDLFHSVPRSIKFTESQLAGIPIDRYIQENHSTKERDDLTEKLIEPYQRIVDRLLSLEVAYA comes from the coding sequence ATGACCAAAATTGTTGCGATCGCAAATCAGAAGGGAGGAGTCGCGAAAACTTCATCGACACTCGCGATTGCCTCGTTGATTAGCCAAGAAAAAGCTTGCCTAACGATCGACTTAGATCCTCAAGGAAATTGCACTGATGGACTCGGTGTTCGAGAGATTTTAGATGATCAACTGACTGCTTACAATCTCCTGGATACGCGCCAAAATCCCAATGCCATTATTCTCTCAACCCAATGGGGAATTGATCTCATTCCTGCTGACATCGGGTTGGCGCAGAAAGAAGTAGAGTTAATTGCTACACCTGACTCGCATTTCATGCTCAAAGAGCAACTCAGCAAGCTGAATCAATACGACTACATTTTTATCGATTGTCCGCCTTCGTTGGGTCGCTTGACGTACTCTGCTCTCACTGCTGCTGATCTCGTCTTAATTCCTGTTCAATGTCAGTATTTTTCGGCGAAAGGTTACAAGCAGCTTCTTAGCACAATTCAAGCTGTACAAACGCGCTCCAACCCTGAATTGGAAATTCTGGGGGTGTTACCTACAATGTCTGACAACACTAACATCAGCAAAGGAGCATTAGTTTCATTGTCAAAGGTGGAGGGTGTCGATCTTTTTCATTCGGTTCCTCGCTCAATTAAATTTACGGAATCGCAACTCGCAGGAATTCCTATTGATCGATACATTCAAGAAAATCACAGCACCAAAGAGCGTGATGATTTAACCGAAAAACTAATTGAGCCGTATCAGCGGATTGTCGATCGTTTGTTATCTCTGGAGGTTGCTTATGCCTAA
- a CDS encoding alkaline phosphatase domain-containing protein (similar to AA sequence:cyanobase_aa:Npun_F5663) — translation MRDQQDSKGWQELSQSVSEELNIANVINHLTPDALYKTATFKDMDQLLIRTCVQALKVQSGDLSRWRT, via the coding sequence ATGCGTGATCAGCAAGATTCTAAAGGCTGGCAAGAATTGAGCCAATCCGTGTCTGAAGAACTTAATATTGCAAATGTCATCAACCATTTAACGCCGGATGCCTTGTATAAGACTGCCACCTTTAAAGACATGGATCAACTGCTGATTCGTACCTGTGTTCAAGCCTTGAAAGTACAATCCGGTGATTTGAGTCGTTGGCGAACTTAG
- a CDS encoding alkaline phosphatase domain-containing protein (similar to AA sequence:cyanobase_aa:Npun_F5663), protein MKLPSDTSDRDLLLAMQSVLVNLKMPDAPSLLRRVLQAGLLESDNPLWADLTRFLSAQSFWQTVQTYTDFHDPNPSLLKFFIRLLITHFERSLHGALPAQLERQVIHYARTTRLCFYRTMDA, encoded by the coding sequence ATGAAACTGCCTTCCGATACTAGCGATCGAGATTTACTCCTCGCGATGCAATCGGTGTTAGTCAACCTAAAGATGCCCGACGCGCCGAGCTTACTGCGCCGAGTCTTACAAGCAGGCTTACTAGAGTCAGATAATCCTTTATGGGCAGACTTGACTCGATTTCTGTCCGCCCAATCATTCTGGCAGACGGTTCAAACCTACACTGATTTTCACGATCCGAATCCCAGCCTGCTCAAGTTCTTCATCCGCCTACTAATTACTCATTTTGAAAGGTCTCTTCACGGTGCGCTCCCCGCTCAACTTGAACGGCAAGTCATTCATTACGCCCGGACAACACGCCTATGCTTTTATCGAACAATGGATGCGTGA
- a CDS encoding alkaline phosphatase domain-containing protein (similar to AA sequence:cyanobase_aa:Npun_F5663) — MTKYRLLIQEPTQNFLLYAPFPEPLPHEN, encoded by the coding sequence ATGACGAAATATCGTCTGCTGATACAAGAACCCACTCAAAACTTTCTCTTATATGCCCCGTTTCCAGAACCTCTGCCCCACGAAAATTAG
- a CDS encoding alkaline phosphatase domain-containing protein (similar to AA sequence:cyanobase_aa:Npun_F5663) — MNTARIQTSLQTLFQDETRWAHSGRRVVFWYDPEAQFQDTFDELTLPNVEKL; from the coding sequence ATGAACACTGCAAGGATTCAAACCAGCCTCCAAACTCTTTTTCAGGATGAAACCCGTTGGGCGCACTCCGGGCGACGAGTGGTATTTTGGTACGATCCCGAAGCGCAGTTTCAAGACACCTTTGACGAACTCACCCTACCCAACGTCGAAAAACTTTAA
- a CDS encoding hypothetical protein (similar to AA sequence:cyanobase_aa:Ava_4261), with product MTAAFLITDRPTDVAILEHLLPSALTQNIRFYAADGNASAISAAATLLIDRHRPIAIVLDADTENRSEIQEKIELTNTMLYPASSPEVPFKVFLAAPSIASILSSSHVDNTELIKMLDRLTPDQIQALQRHPLIQQLIEFLSAVTQPIAS from the coding sequence ATGACCGCTGCATTTTTAATCACCGATCGCCCAACAGATGTCGCAATCCTAGAACATCTGCTGCCATCAGCGCTGACCCAAAACATTCGCTTTTATGCCGCAGATGGCAATGCCTCCGCCATCTCAGCCGCTGCCACCCTACTAATCGATCGTCATCGCCCGATCGCGATTGTGTTGGATGCAGACACTGAAAACCGATCTGAGATTCAAGAAAAGATCGAGCTAACCAATACAATGCTTTATCCAGCAAGTTCGCCAGAAGTTCCGTTCAAAGTCTTTCTAGCAGCCCCCTCGATCGCGTCGATCTTATCCTCATCGCACGTCGATAATACTGAACTGATAAAAATGCTCGATCGTCTCACCCCCGACCAGATCCAAGCCCTTCAACGCCACCCCCTGATCCAACAACTGATCGAGTTTCTATCAGCCGTCACTCAGCCCATTGCGTCATAA
- a CDS encoding hypothetical protein (similar to AA sequence:cyanobase_aa:LBDG_00500), with protein MTTAAEYQRRIETYALLRRYRKGRAQLLDLWTQIQACDIPNWEPGKALEYLIIRAFQLEGADVTYPYSTAIAGTVLEQIDGAVYSDGLSCLVECKDQTSNVAIEPVAKLRSQLLRRPAGAIGIVFSTARFTEAALILAQYNANQAILLWQGSEIDYALRQQSMRRSLLRKYRICLEQVIPFYRIDLEEVV; from the coding sequence ATGACCACCGCCGCCGAATATCAACGCCGTATCGAAACCTACGCGCTGCTTCGCAGATACCGCAAGGGTCGCGCTCAACTCCTGGATCTCTGGACTCAAATCCAAGCCTGCGACATCCCTAATTGGGAACCCGGCAAAGCCCTCGAATACCTAATCATCCGCGCCTTTCAACTCGAAGGAGCCGATGTAACATATCCCTATTCCACCGCGATCGCCGGAACCGTCCTTGAGCAAATCGATGGAGCCGTTTACAGCGATGGGCTTTCTTGCCTCGTCGAATGCAAAGACCAAACCAGCAACGTCGCCATCGAACCTGTCGCAAAACTTCGCAGCCAACTCTTACGCAGACCCGCAGGCGCGATCGGAATTGTGTTTAGCACCGCCAGATTCACCGAAGCAGCCCTAATCCTGGCACAGTACAATGCAAATCAAGCCATCTTACTTTGGCAAGGGAGCGAGATCGACTACGCACTGAGACAGCAATCGATGCGGCGAAGCTTACTCCGAAAGTACCGCATCTGTCTTGAACAAGTCATTCCCTTTTATCGCATCGATCTGGAGGAAGTCGTATGA
- a CDS encoding hypothetical protein (conserved hypothetical protein;~similar to AA sequence:cyanobase_aa:SYNPCC7002_A1323), whose product MTPKQQALIHKAQSRSRSKSNRARILRICSLPRLLRNVLHCRSTLRPRRTHTFSSHAAVISAFGQHLARPGKVPTELHRQLIDAQAQRTRADTIPLLAYLN is encoded by the coding sequence ATGACCCCCAAGCAGCAAGCCCTGATTCACAAAGCGCAGTCTAGAAGCCGCTCAAAATCTAATCGAGCAAGAATTTTACGAATTTGCAGTCTCCCGCGCTTACTACGCAATGTTCTACATTGCAGAAGCACTCTTAGACCAAGAAGGACTCACACCTTCTCTAGCCATGCTGCCGTCATCAGTGCTTTTGGACAACATCTAGCCCGTCCTGGCAAAGTTCCCACTGAACTTCATCGACAACTTATTGATGCTCAAGCTCAAAGAACCCGCGCAGATACGATCCCGCTCCTGGCTTATCTCAATTAG
- a CDS encoding hypothetical protein (similar to AA sequence:cyanobase_aa:Npun_ER024) — protein MTETPGNDSSNLATDRYEAVLAEVSAMLEAARHEAARTINTLMTATYWELGRRIVELEQQGAERAEYGKRIVERLAKDLSPKFGRGFKKSNLFQMRSFYLAYPDAAQSLAGEATNIFQTVSGKFPLPWSHYVKLLSVKDPQARAFYEAEALRGGWSIRQLGRQISTQFYERALLSRNKAAMLEKSTQRDARDAIAPEDELKDPFVLEFLSLKDEYSENDLEEALIQHIESFLLELGNDFAFLGRQKRLRIGDQWFRVDLLFFHRRLRCLVIVELKLGEFSYADAGQMHLYLNYARENWMYADENPPVGLILCNRKDEAIAHYALEGLPNKVMAAEYQMVLPDEKLLAAELERTRKALEQRKLTENDPNQNE, from the coding sequence ATGACTGAAACTCCTGGAAATGATTCATCGAATTTAGCAACCGACCGATACGAAGCAGTTTTGGCAGAAGTCAGCGCAATGCTTGAAGCGGCTCGCCACGAGGCAGCGAGAACGATTAATACCCTGATGACTGCAACCTATTGGGAACTTGGGCGGCGAATTGTTGAGCTAGAACAACAAGGAGCAGAGCGGGCGGAATACGGCAAGCGGATTGTTGAACGCCTCGCCAAAGATTTGTCCCCAAAGTTCGGACGAGGCTTTAAGAAAAGTAATTTGTTCCAGATGCGATCGTTTTACCTCGCCTACCCAGATGCGGCTCAATCCCTAGCTGGAGAAGCCACCAACATTTTCCAAACAGTGTCTGGAAAATTCCCGCTGCCCTGGTCGCATTACGTCAAACTGCTTTCAGTCAAAGACCCACAAGCGAGAGCATTCTATGAGGCAGAAGCGCTTAGGGGCGGCTGGTCGATCCGCCAATTGGGTCGCCAAATTTCGACGCAATTTTATGAACGAGCGCTCTTGTCACGTAATAAGGCAGCCATGCTAGAAAAATCGACACAACGCGATGCCAGAGACGCGATCGCGCCAGAGGATGAACTGAAAGATCCGTTTGTCTTGGAGTTTCTGTCGCTCAAGGACGAATATTCAGAAAATGATTTAGAAGAAGCACTCATTCAACACATTGAGAGCTTTCTACTGGAACTGGGAAATGATTTCGCTTTTTTAGGACGGCAAAAACGGTTACGCATCGGGGATCAGTGGTTCAGAGTAGACTTACTCTTTTTCCATCGACGGTTACGCTGCCTTGTCATCGTCGAACTGAAATTAGGCGAGTTTTCCTATGCAGACGCTGGACAAATGCACCTGTATCTCAATTATGCGCGTGAGAATTGGATGTACGCTGACGAAAATCCGCCAGTCGGTTTGATTTTGTGTAATCGAAAAGATGAAGCGATCGCACATTATGCCCTCGAAGGTCTTCCCAATAAAGTAATGGCAGCCGAATACCAAATGGTGCTTCCCGATGAGAAGCTATTAGCAGCCGAATTAGAGCGCACGCGCAAAGCGTTAGAACAGCGAAAGCTGACAGAAAATGACCCAAACCAAAATGAGTAG
- a CDS encoding hypothetical protein (similar to AA sequence:cyanobase_aa:AM1_A0036) produces MAKSSGSGTSSVYDFDPGHLQYQGERYITLEANDVGEVVILSAQKGEPAASQILKQASQGYDWGTLVSEILTADYLSKLIATLRDNSDLPELVTNLLFQHLVKVYQYKVETTLQSEGIDAIDTSLPHFKLNRNRKQHTQKLELAFDDERIKAYLKNSLSEFFNHVGFWEEFAKAIGANLVAWAVEHLEEKLSSRALKALSQDELIERISQLLTALNSKVLQEKISFFGQVYSQDITKKIIQGFNLPDCSLQEMDKLLGIRQRPSFSSNRSLEFDPIAVIPTSIPIASSIRAQLRPDLWQQNSDDLAVFQYRSRSNPNNYIEHFITNPGDIEMMPWEAAEQIINKFGFDTVKLQLIFAARTMQEDEPWNSTFTLKATDIVQLLGWDRNHNTTLAEKRSAVASTAYALSCMLVKSVWVEGRGKKKVDASTPIGRMWDVLIDIHGQMDWLSSKIEKPEEVYITVSPGLWTKHFLNRAGSRAKEALHQFGYLAQDILRIDPYHNEMALRLAIQLTLDSRIRVRNQNPYDYQVVSLLEEVLPKLEIEKALQDKHKARDLKNRWNKALELLLSLGWQIEFDPKTYPDWLQPSSIAPKPDDWRKIRVIDRLLQAKLTIKPPHPIPSLLAGIKDPKKPKAIAPTPAQELTGEEIRKAREEQGWSRKELGGFMDLSADYIGKLERGDRVVTPELEARIRKLLRL; encoded by the coding sequence ATGGCAAAATCATCTGGTTCAGGTACTTCTAGCGTTTACGATTTTGACCCTGGACATTTGCAGTACCAGGGTGAGCGATACATCACGCTAGAAGCCAATGATGTAGGAGAGGTAGTTATTCTCTCAGCACAGAAGGGCGAACCTGCTGCTTCTCAAATTCTCAAGCAGGCAAGTCAAGGTTATGACTGGGGCACACTCGTCAGCGAGATTCTGACAGCAGATTATTTGTCTAAACTAATCGCCACACTCCGCGACAATTCTGATCTTCCAGAGTTAGTAACAAATCTACTTTTTCAACATTTGGTTAAGGTTTATCAATACAAAGTTGAAACGACGTTGCAAAGTGAAGGGATTGATGCGATCGATACGAGTCTGCCTCATTTCAAATTGAATCGAAATCGCAAGCAGCACACCCAAAAGCTGGAACTTGCTTTTGATGATGAGCGGATCAAGGCGTACTTAAAAAATTCGTTGTCTGAATTCTTTAACCATGTCGGCTTCTGGGAAGAGTTCGCTAAAGCGATCGGGGCTAACTTGGTCGCGTGGGCAGTCGAACACTTAGAAGAGAAGCTGAGTTCAAGAGCGCTAAAGGCATTATCTCAAGATGAACTGATCGAGAGAATTAGTCAATTATTGACTGCGCTCAACTCCAAGGTATTACAAGAGAAGATTAGCTTCTTTGGGCAAGTTTACTCGCAGGACATTACTAAGAAGATTATTCAAGGATTCAACCTTCCAGACTGTTCGTTACAAGAGATGGATAAGTTGCTGGGAATTAGGCAGCGTCCCTCTTTTAGCAGTAACCGCTCCTTGGAATTTGATCCGATCGCAGTGATTCCGACCTCGATTCCGATCGCCAGCAGCATTCGCGCCCAGCTTCGTCCAGATTTGTGGCAGCAAAACTCTGATGATTTAGCGGTGTTCCAATATCGCAGCCGCTCTAATCCTAACAACTACATCGAACACTTCATTACAAATCCTGGTGATATTGAGATGATGCCGTGGGAAGCAGCAGAGCAAATCATCAACAAATTCGGATTTGACACGGTTAAATTACAACTTATCTTCGCGGCTCGAACCATGCAAGAAGACGAACCGTGGAACAGCACATTCACATTGAAAGCAACAGACATTGTTCAGCTTTTAGGTTGGGATCGAAATCACAATACAACATTAGCTGAAAAACGTAGCGCAGTTGCTAGTACAGCCTATGCCTTATCTTGTATGCTCGTAAAATCCGTTTGGGTTGAAGGCAGGGGAAAGAAGAAAGTTGATGCAAGTACACCGATCGGCAGAATGTGGGATGTGCTGATCGACATTCATGGGCAGATGGATTGGTTGAGTAGCAAAATCGAAAAGCCGGAGGAAGTTTACATTACCGTTAGCCCTGGCTTATGGACAAAGCACTTTCTCAACCGTGCTGGAAGCCGTGCTAAAGAGGCATTGCATCAATTTGGATACCTCGCACAAGACATCCTTAGAATCGACCCATATCACAACGAAATGGCGCTTCGGTTAGCGATTCAACTGACGCTCGATTCTCGCATTCGAGTCAGAAATCAAAATCCTTACGATTACCAGGTTGTTAGCTTACTGGAAGAAGTATTGCCCAAACTTGAAATCGAGAAGGCACTACAAGACAAACACAAAGCGCGTGATCTGAAGAATCGCTGGAACAAGGCTCTAGAACTATTATTGAGTTTGGGATGGCAGATTGAGTTTGATCCCAAAACTTATCCTGACTGGCTCCAACCTAGTAGCATTGCACCGAAACCGGACGATTGGCGAAAGATTCGGGTGATCGATCGCTTACTGCAAGCCAAGTTAACGATCAAACCCCCTCACCCGATTCCGAGTCTTCTTGCAGGAATCAAGGACCCGAAGAAGCCAAAAGCGATCGCTCCAACTCCGGCGCAAGAGTTGACAGGAGAAGAAATTCGCAAAGCCCGCGAGGAGCAGGGATGGAGCCGTAAAGAGTTGGGCGGATTTATGGATCTCAGTGCAGACTACATCGGGAAATTAGAACGGGGCGATCGCGTCGTTACACCAGAACTTGAAGCAAGAATCCGCAAACTGTTACGCCTCTGA
- a CDS encoding hypothetical protein (similar to AA sequence:cyanobase_aa:Npun_CR029), translated as MNEWDDQFLALFPHRYDYIRANHPRPDTKVEWQTETRHPLSDRLIRQGGYLYGVRFGAETQYCLIDIDAGSPYHPNHDPFAISRIVGALEPLGLVEYMICTSSYSGGLHLYFPFSKAQSSWQLAIAVATLLENSGFKLVPGQLEAFPNPKPYVADGTPSLFNAHRLPLQTGSYLLNDEFQPIWSTQQTFVQQWQFAQGRNDLDTKTLKQILKQAKRRLYQVSGKAEKFINDLNAEIELGWTGYGQTNRLLGRITMRSYIFHHVLSGGQPLAGNALVEEVVETARSLPGYQEWCRHQHEIEHRAAEWARCIESSHYFHYGDRKGKFKAKSEELESAIDQSPSWNQQQSESARDRIRSAIADLLEKGTLPSQATQRFKVLLQYKIGGGSLYRHRDLWHPQFLMDDSLGYLEQLELENSPQNSTSLLPSDGGNNTSSNHSSDSIVQNSDSTGGNSLIHQGFCPVTADNQDKSISQALIQAQAQREACETAIQLAANCQAQDNVPSQKQIDRMQQYLDSGDPILIAEATAWARYNPGVLDLNGVRSSFASPEAISIYDWSDILAAISVQVQRLNWSQQAVSEQLQRRFNKPQQSLLTDTELMDWLEWLEQQNL; from the coding sequence GTGAATGAGTGGGATGATCAATTTCTCGCTCTTTTTCCTCATCGATACGACTATATCAGGGCGAACCATCCTCGCCCTGATACGAAAGTTGAGTGGCAAACCGAGACTCGCCACCCGCTTAGTGATCGCTTAATTCGTCAAGGTGGTTATCTCTACGGCGTTCGCTTCGGTGCGGAAACGCAGTATTGTCTGATTGATATTGACGCTGGAAGCCCTTATCACCCAAATCATGACCCGTTTGCTATCTCTCGCATCGTTGGAGCGTTGGAGCCGCTTGGACTGGTCGAGTATATGATCTGCACATCAAGCTACAGTGGTGGACTACACCTTTATTTTCCGTTCTCAAAGGCGCAGAGCAGTTGGCAGTTGGCGATCGCGGTTGCCACCCTGCTCGAAAACTCTGGCTTCAAACTCGTTCCTGGACAGCTTGAAGCGTTTCCCAATCCGAAGCCTTACGTTGCAGATGGAACACCGAGTCTCTTCAACGCTCACCGTTTACCGCTACAAACCGGGTCCTATTTGCTCAACGACGAATTTCAACCGATCTGGAGTACCCAGCAAACATTTGTTCAGCAGTGGCAGTTTGCTCAGGGTCGCAATGACTTAGATACCAAAACGCTAAAGCAAATTCTCAAGCAGGCAAAGCGGCGACTGTATCAGGTCTCCGGTAAGGCAGAAAAATTTATCAATGACCTAAATGCAGAAATTGAACTGGGTTGGACAGGGTACGGGCAAACTAACCGGCTGTTGGGACGCATTACGATGCGATCGTACATCTTTCATCATGTTCTATCTGGCGGGCAGCCATTAGCAGGAAATGCACTTGTTGAAGAAGTTGTCGAAACAGCGAGGTCACTTCCGGGTTATCAAGAATGGTGTCGCCATCAGCATGAGATCGAACATCGTGCAGCAGAATGGGCACGCTGCATCGAATCAAGCCATTATTTTCATTACGGAGATCGGAAAGGAAAATTTAAGGCAAAGTCTGAAGAATTAGAAAGCGCGATCGATCAGTCTCCCTCTTGGAATCAACAACAATCAGAGTCTGCACGCGATCGAATTAGAAGTGCGATCGCTGATCTGCTAGAAAAAGGAACTCTTCCAAGTCAAGCGACTCAAAGGTTCAAGGTTTTACTTCAATACAAGATTGGAGGTGGATCTCTTTACCGTCATCGAGATCTTTGGCATCCTCAATTTCTCATGGATGATTCTCTAGGCTATTTGGAACAATTAGAGCTAGAAAATAGCCCTCAAAATTCTACAAGCTTATTACCTAGTGATGGCGGTAATAATACTTCCAGCAATCATTCTAGCGATTCTATAGTTCAGAATTCTGACTCAACAGGCGGTAATTCACTGATTCATCAAGGTTTTTGCCCTGTTACCGCAGACAATCAGGATAAATCTATTTCGCAAGCCCTAATTCAGGCTCAAGCACAGCGAGAAGCTTGTGAGACAGCGATTCAACTTGCTGCTAACTGTCAAGCGCAGGACAATGTGCCAAGTCAGAAACAGATCGATCGAATGCAGCAATATTTGGATTCTGGCGACCCGATTCTGATAGCAGAAGCAACGGCTTGGGCGCGGTATAATCCAGGTGTTTTAGACCTGAATGGTGTCCGATCGTCGTTCGCATCTCCCGAAGCAATTTCCATTTACGATTGGTCTGATATTCTCGCCGCAATCTCAGTTCAAGTGCAGCGCCTTAACTGGTCACAGCAAGCTGTCTCTGAGCAGCTTCAGCGACGATTTAACAAGCCTCAGCAATCGCTGTTAACCGATACCGAACTGATGGACTGGCTAGAGTGGTTGGAGCAGCAAAATCTCTAG
- a CDS encoding type I restriction-modification system, R subunit (similar to AA sequence:cyanobase_aa:LBDG_16800), with protein MLNEADTCRKYVLPKLKAWEECPDHPHLFTEQYPIDAGRILTNGGRTRRRRKKFADYLLCYTRDFPLAVVEAKRKHKSPQDGLEQAKNYAELLGLKFAYSTNGAGIVSLTTRRD; from the coding sequence ATGCTGAACGAGGCGGACACTTGCCGAAAGTACGTTCTTCCCAAACTCAAAGCCTGGGAAGAATGCCCTGACCATCCTCACCTATTTACGGAGCAGTACCCAATCGATGCGGGTCGAATTCTGACGAATGGAGGACGGACACGACGGAGACGCAAAAAGTTCGCGGATTATTTGCTTTGCTACACTCGTGATTTTCCGTTGGCAGTGGTTGAAGCGAAACGCAAACATAAATCGCCCCAGGATGGCTTGGAGCAAGCCAAGAATTATGCAGAACTGTTAGGTCTGAAATTTGCTTATTCGACCAATGGAGCGGGGATCGTTAGTTTGACTACACGACGGGATTGA